In Tiliqua scincoides isolate rTilSci1 chromosome 1, rTilSci1.hap2, whole genome shotgun sequence, the following are encoded in one genomic region:
- the LOC136647935 gene encoding clusterin-like: protein MMTPTLLLPLLGLLSSWEGGHCLVPEKLEQMSITGSRYIDREVENAINGVRQMKTLMEKADKDHRDILNALEDTKKKKEEALLRAKETEQQLTEKTEVCNETMLALWEECKPCLKQTCMRFYTRTCHSGAGLVGRQLEEFLNRSSPFSIWVNGERIDSLMDVDEQQGQRLDDLEERYAVVEEGVDDLFQKSTQVYGRFSPFFQSPFGGFRDAFWAPVRSIQRPFPGSRIARNVPAFSFFPSNFQHHQEFHQLFQPLFEMTQRLFEGAQRAMEQDGQWLEGTRRPFLVAPYPSDDRMVCREIRRNSAGCLRLREKCEKCQAILDVDCSQTDPDQTLLRDHFKDHLLIAERLTRQYDDLLRSFQEEMFNTTSLLDQLNKQFGWVSQVANHTLNGNQSLRVIMVQTNSSTTDLSEAPVTQVNVQLFDLDPLSLTVQGNIDDPGFMESVVNQILRQYKENEVYV, encoded by the exons ATGATGACCCCCACTTTATTGCTTCCACTGCTGGGGCTTCTCTCGTCCTGGGAGGGAGGCCACTGCCTTGTTCCTGAGAAGTTGGAGC AAATGTCTATAACAGGAAGCAGGTACATTGACAGGGAGGTGGAGAACGCCATCAATGGAGTCAGGCAGATGAAAACGCTCATGGAGAAAGCCGACAAAGACCACCGAGACATCCTGAATGCCTTGGAAGACaccaagaagaagaaggag GAGGCCCTCCTCCGTGCAAAGGAGACCGAGCAGCAGCTGACTGAGAAGACAGAGGTCTGCAATGAGACCATGTTGGCTCTCTGGGAGGAGTGCAAGCCCTGCCTGAAGCAGACCTGCATGAGGTTCTATACTAGGACATGCCACAGTGGTGCTGGGCTGGTTGGAAGGCAG CTGGAGGAGTTCCTGAACCGATCTTCTCCCTTCTCCATATGGGTAAATGGGGAACGCATTGACTCCCTGATGGATGTGGACGAACAGCAGGGCCAGCGGCTGGATGATCTGGAGGAACGCTATGCGGTGGTGGAAGAGGGAGTGGACGACCTCTTCCAAAAAAGCACACAGGTCTATGGGCGCTTCTCCCCCTTCTTCCAGTCACCCTTTGGTGGCTTCCGGGATGCTTTCTGGGCACCAGTCCGCAGCATCCAACGCCCGTTCCCAGGTTCCCGCATTGCCAGGAACGTGCCTGCCTTCTCCTTCTTCCCAAGCAACTTCCAGCACCATCAGGAATTCCATCAGCTCTTCCAGCCACTTTTTGAGATGACCCAGCGCCTCTTTGAGGGAGCTCAGAGGGCCATGGAGCAGGATGGCCAGTGGCTCGAGGGAACCCGGAGACCTTTCCTGG TGGCACCCTATCCCAGTGATGACCGCATGGTGTGTCGTGAGATCCGGCGCAACTCTGCAGGTTGCCTGAGATTGAGGGAAAAGTGTGAGAAGTGCCAGGCAATCTTGGATGTAG ATTGTTCCCAGACGGATCCAGACCAGACCCTGCTCAGGGACCACTTCAAGGACCACCTGCTAATAGCTGAACGACTGACCCGGCAATATGATGACCTCCTCAGGTCTTTCCAAGAGGAAATGTTCAACACCACAAGCCTACTTGACCAGCTCAACAAGCAGTTTGGCTGGGTATCTCAAGTGGCCAACCATACCCTGAATGGCAATCAGTCTCTGCGGGTCatcatg GTGCAGACAAATTCTTCCACTACAGACCTGTCTGAAGCACCTGTCACTCAGGTGAATGTGCAGCTCTTTGATTTGGACCCTCTGTCCCTGACGGTGCAAGGAAACATAGATGACCCTGGGTTTATGGAGTCAGTGGTCAACCAGATCCTGCGCCAGTACAAGGAGAACGAAGTGTATGTATGA